A genome region from Verrucomicrobiaceae bacterium includes the following:
- a CDS encoding glycosyltransferase family 4 protein — protein MNNELQILFAPVLRSEGWISIDLQQQNILEALRAHAPEVSITILQPPEHGSRLPLVRPLLRDMLYPRLIRARSATLPRGTLLHIADHSYGHLCAAHSPCVINCNDLHHHVRPELPPRSLARWKKRIGTMRHAAKIITVSKHLSEEVRHYLQLPAHQVAALPGAVDHDVFRSTTIESATHFLPALAALRSDHLLVLNIGSNIERKNLPTVVRALHLLKTEHHLPVKLVKVGPPLLQSETRALIDSLGMQQDVIDLGVLTPPQVAAACTLCHALSFASFYEGFGRPTLEAQACELPCVLSDASCMREVGADGALYHVPADHEQLAVLLEQAMTDQTTRSRLIAAGLRNAAAYTWKNYALSLLGIYRDAAASA, from the coding sequence GTGAACAACGAACTCCAAATTCTCTTCGCTCCCGTGCTCCGCTCGGAGGGCTGGATCAGCATCGATCTCCAGCAGCAAAACATCCTTGAAGCGTTGCGAGCCCATGCCCCAGAGGTCTCCATCACCATCCTCCAGCCTCCAGAACACGGTTCCAGGCTCCCGCTCGTCCGCCCCTTGCTGCGTGACATGCTCTATCCGCGCCTCATCCGCGCACGCTCAGCCACCCTCCCACGCGGCACCTTGCTACACATCGCCGATCACAGCTACGGCCATCTTTGCGCAGCTCACTCACCCTGCGTCATCAATTGTAATGATCTACACCACCACGTCCGCCCTGAGTTGCCTCCGCGTTCACTTGCTCGCTGGAAAAAGCGCATTGGAACCATGCGTCATGCGGCCAAGATCATCACCGTAAGCAAACACCTCAGCGAAGAGGTGCGCCACTACCTTCAGCTTCCAGCGCACCAAGTCGCCGCACTACCAGGAGCTGTCGATCATGATGTTTTTCGATCTACCACCATAGAAAGTGCCACGCATTTTTTGCCCGCACTTGCCGCCCTGCGTTCGGATCATCTCCTCGTGCTCAACATCGGCTCCAACATTGAGCGTAAAAATCTTCCTACGGTCGTACGTGCCCTCCACCTGCTCAAAACTGAGCACCATCTACCCGTGAAACTTGTCAAAGTCGGCCCACCGCTACTGCAAAGTGAGACTCGTGCGCTCATCGACTCCCTCGGCATGCAGCAAGATGTCATCGACCTCGGCGTCCTCACTCCACCGCAAGTCGCCGCCGCTTGCACACTCTGCCACGCGCTATCATTTGCCAGCTTCTACGAAGGTTTTGGTCGGCCCACCCTCGAAGCCCAAGCCTGCGAACTGCCCTGCGTGCTCTCCGACGCCTCCTGCATGCGGGAAGTCGGTGCCGACGGTGCCCTCTACCACGTACCTGCCGACCACGAACAACTCGCCGTGCTGCTCGAACAAGCGATGACCGATCAAACCACCCGTTCCCGGCTTATTGCCGCTGGGCTACGGAATGCTGCTGCCTACACGTGGAAAAATTACGCCCTATCCCTTCTCGGTATCTACCGTGACGCCGCTGCTTCCGCATGA